CTTCGAGCAGCTGCCGAACCTGAAGGACCTGTCGTCCGTCTTCGAGGGGCCGCAGTTCGTCAAGTGGAACGCCTTCCGCGAAAGCCAGGACGCGCGCTACGTGGGCCTCACGCTGCCGCACTTCCTGCTTCGCACGCCCTATGGGGCCGAGACGGTGCCCAGCAAGAAATTCAACTACCAGGAGAGCGTGACCGGCGGGAACAAGGACTTCCTCTGGGGCAACGCGGCGTTCGCCTTCGCCTCGCGCCTGACGGACAGCTTTGCCGACTACCGCTGGTGCGCCAACGTGATCGGCCCGCAGGGCGGCGGAACGGTGTCGGACCTGCCGATCTACTCGTACGAGTCGATGGGCGCGATCCAGAACAAGATCCCGACCGACATCCTGATTTCCGAGCGGCGCGAGTTCGAGCTGGCGGAGCAGGGCTTCATCGCGCTGACGATGCGCAAGAACAGCGACAACGCGGCTTTCTTCTCGGCCAATTCGGCACAGAAGCCGAAGTTCTTCGGCCAGAGCAAGGAAGGCAAGGAAGCCGAGCTCAACTACAAGCTCAGCACCCAGCTGCCCTACATCTTCGTGGTGAGCCGGCTGGCGCACTACATCAAGGTGATCCAGCGCGAAAACATCGGCATGTGGAAGGAACGGGCCGACCTGGAGAAGGAGCTCAACCTCTGGATCCGCCAGTACGTGGCCGACATGGACAACCCGGCCGAGGGCGTTCGCAGCCGCCGGCCGCTGCGCCAGGCCGAGATCAACGTGGTGGACGTCGAAGGCGAGCCGGGCTGGTACCGGGTCGACCTCAAGGTGCGGCCCCATTTCAAGTACATGGGCGCCTCGTTCACGCTGTCGCTCGTGGGCAAGCTCGAAAAGAAATAACGGCCGGATCCGGCGTTCGGAGGCCATTGTTTCAGGCGTAACCTGGAAATGGCCAAACGAAATGATCCGGACATTGCGCCGCAAGACAATTGATCCAACGCAGCCATTCACCAGTCCCGGGGTTGCGCCGAGGAATTCAATTCCAAGGAAATGACGCGTATTTTATTTACCGGGCCTGGATTACTGGCAATTGAATTGCCGATCAACAGAAAGCTAAAGATGCCAATGCCGTGCTACATGACCCTCGAAGGTCAAAACCAGGGAAAAATCGAAGGTTCGACCAAGGTCAAGGGCCATGACGGGAAAATCCTGGTGCAAGCCGTCGAGCACACCATCGAGATCCCGAAGAGCCCGCAGACCGGCCTGCCCACCGGCAAGCGCGTCCACGGTCCGAGCACCGTCACCAAGGAAATCGACAAGTCGTCGCCCAAGCTGTTCCAGGCGCTGACCTCGGGCGAGCAGATGAAGTCGGTGGTGCTCGAGTTCTACCGGATCTCGCCCAAGGGCACCGAGGAGAAGTACTACACCGTCAAGCTGGAGAACGCCATCCTCACGAGCATCCGCTCGTGGACGCCCAATTGCCTGAACCCCGACAACAAGCAGATGGGGCACATGGAAGACGTGGCCTTCACCTACGAGAAGATCACCTGGACCTTCGATCCCGATGGCATCGAGGCCGAGGACTCCTGGCTCGCTCCCAAGTCCTGATCGGCGGGAGTCGATCGAATCCCGTGAATGAGTTCCGCTTGCTCGAACGCTTGGCCCGCTGGGAAAGCGGTACCGCGCGCAGCAACGCCGCACGGGCGTCCCTCCTGATCGACTCCGTCATTGCGCACCTGCGCTGCATCCTGAACACGCGCCAGGGCAGCGTGCCGCTGGACGCCAGGTTCGGCGTGCCGGATTTCACCAACCTCGCGGGCGGACTCTCGTCGGGGTCGGTGCGCGACATCGAGGTGTCGATCCGCGAGGTGATCACGCGCTACGAGCCCCGCCTGCGTTCGCCGCAGGTGGTGCTGCATGCCGATGCCAACGACCCGATGTCCCTTCGCTTCGATGTCGACGGGCGGCTCGACGTCGACGGCCAGGACATTCCGCTGCACCTGTCGACCATCGTCGGCAGCAACGGAAAAGTCAGCGTGCCCGACCACGCCCTGAGGCGTTGAGCGCGCCGCGTTCGCTGCCCCCGCCAATTCCGTCTTCATGAGCAAAGCCAACTTCCTTCGCTACTACCAGGATCAGCTGCAGCAATTGCGCGAGCTGTCGGTGGAGTTTGCGCGCGGCAATCCGGCGCTGGCGCCGATGCTGGCCGAACCGTCGAGCGATCCGGATGTCGAACGGCTGCTCGAAGGCGTGGCTTTTCTCAATGGCCTCACGCGGCAGAAACTCGACGACGAATTTCCCGAGCTGCTGCAGGAGCTCGCGACCCAGCTCTTTCCCCATTACCTGCGGCCGGTGCCGGCATCGACGCTGGTCGCCTTCGAGCCCAAGGGCATGCTCTCGGAGCCGATGCACGTGCCCGCGGGCGTGGAGCTTGCATCGTTGCCCATCGACGGCACGCGCTGCCGCTTTCGCACCAGCCATGCGCTGCAGGTCGAACCGCTCGCCTTGCGCGGCTTCGAGCTGGTGCAGCATGCCGGCCGCGCACCCGCGCTGCGCATGGACTTCGGGCTGCAGGGCATCGACCTTTCGCAGTGGCAGGCCGCGTCGGTCCGCCTGTTCCTGGGCGCCGGCTATGCCGAGGCGAGCAACCTGCTGATGCTGCTGATGACGAAGGTCGCGCAGGTCGAGGTGGTGGCCGGTGGCCCGCAGCAGTCCGGCGCGCGCTTCGCGCTCGGCCCCCAGGCGCTGCGCTGCGCGGGTTTCGACCACGAGATGCTGGCCTACCCCGAACACGCGTTCCCCGGCTTTCGCATCATCCAGGAATACTTCGCGCTGCCCGAGAAGCTGCTGTTCGTGGAGCTCGGCGGCCTGGACCGCTGGCGCACCGGCCGCAGCGGCATGCAGTTCAGCGTCTGGCTCACGCTCACGGACCTTCCCGAATGGGCGCCCGAGCTGCGCGAGCACAGCCTGCTGCTGAACGTGGTGCCGGCGCTCAACCTGTTCCAGCACGCGGCCGAGCCGATCCAGAACGAGCATCTCACGAGCGAATACCGGGTGCGCCCGGAGAACGAGAAGAAGGGCCACTACCAGATCTTCTCGGTCGACCGCGTCTGCGGCTACACGCAGGGCGAGAGCGAAGAGCGCTTCTACACGCCCTTCGGCATGGCCGCCTTGCCGGTGCGCACGGGCCAGGCGGCGCGCGAACAGGCGAGCTACAGCCTGTCGCGCCGGGCCGCCACCGTGGGCCGTGGGCAGGACCTGTTCCTCTCCATCGCCACGCCGCGGCAGCAGGCGCTCAAGTCCGAGACCTTGTCGATCACGCTCACCTGCACCAATGCCGAGTTGCCCGAGAGCCTCAAGCTCGGCGACATCAGCCAGCCCACCAGCAGCTCGCCGGAGCGGCTGGGCTTTCGCAACATCCGCGCGGTGACGCCGCAGCTCAATCCGCCGGCCGACGAGCACCTGCTGTGGCGGATGATCTCGCACATCTCGCTGAACTTCCTGTCGCTGGCCGATGCGGCCAACCTCAAGATGATGCTGGACCTGTATGTGTTCTCGGAGCGCCAGGACCATGGCCGCGAGATCGCCAACCGCCACCGCATCGCGGGCATCGAGTCGCTCGAGGCGGAGCCCGAAACGCGCCTGATCGGACGCCGCATGCTCAGCGGCCAGCGCCTGCGCCTGCTTTGCCGCAGCAGCCACTTCGCGAGCCTGGGCGGCCTCTATGTGTTCGGCTGCGTGATCGAACGCTTCCTGGGCGACTACGCCGCCATCAACGCCTACACGCGGCTGGAGCTGAAGGACGCCGACACCGGCGCGGTCTTCGAGTGGCCCGCGAGATTGGGGCGGCAATGCCTTCTCTGAGCGACGACCTGCTGGCCCGCGGCACCCGGTATTCCTATTTCCAGGCCATCCGGCTGATGCGGCGCGCGGGCGCCTCGCGCATCCGCGTGCGGCCGAACCTGAGCCTGGGTTTTCCGGACACCGACATCGACGCCATCGAGCGGCTGCCGGCACCCGAGACCACCGAAGGCGGCGAGGGCGCCCACGCCACGGGAGATACCTACCGCGTCACGGCCAACTTCTTCGGGCTGTACGGCGTGTCGTCGCCGCTGCCGACCTTCTACACCGAAGACCTGATCGACGACCACCGCGAAGGGCGGCATGCCCGGCGCGAGTTCCTCGACATTCTTCATGGCGCGCTCTATCCGCAGCTGTTCGAGGCATGGCGCAAGTACCGCCTCCAGTTGCGCGCGGTGGAAGAGGGCGATCCCGACGCGCTGGACATGCTGTATGCCTTTGCCGGCCTGGGCTCCGCGCAGCAGCGCGACAGCCTCCCGGGCGCCAACGGGCTGCTGCGCTACCTCAATCTCTTTGCGCAGCGCACCCGCTCGGCGATGGGCCTGCGCACGCTGCTGGCCGATGCGTTCGCGCCCGCCACCATCGAGGTCGAGTCGTGCGAGCCGCAGTGGGTGCCGATTCCCCAGGACCAGCGCCTGCGGCTCGGGCTGCAGGCCAACGTGCTCGGCGAGGATTGCCCGCTGGGCACGCAGGTCGAAGACAGCGACAACCTGCTGCACATCGTGATCGGCGAACTGCCCGAGGCCCTGTTCCAGCAGCTGCTGCCCGGCGCGGACGGGCACCGGACGCTGCAGTTTCTCGTGCGCTTCTATCTCACCCGGCCGCTGCAGGTCTCCGTCGAACTGCGCCTTGCCAAAGGCGAAGGCCGCGGTGCCTGCACCGGCGCCGCCGCATGGTCGCGCCTGGGCCTGGACACCTGGCTCTCTGGCGAACAGGCCATGGGCGCATCGCCCGCCCGCTTCCGGCTTGCGCCGCAACTCGTTTCGCCCACAAGGAATTCCCATGCTGCTGGTTGACCTCAAGCCTCTCGTCGGCCGCCTCGACGGCTATTGCAAGGAATCGCTGGAGAACGCCGTCGGGCTGTGCGTTTCGCGCGGGCACTACGAGATCACGGTCGAGCACCTGCTGCACCGGCTGCTCGACGAGCCGCAGGCCGACCTGCCGCTGCTGCTGCGCCAGAACGGCGTCGAGGCGGTGGTGCTGCGCCAGGGCGTGGACCGCGTGCTGGAAGACATGCGCACGGGCAACGCCGGCCGGCCGGCCTTCTCTCCGCTGCTGCTCGAGCTGCTGCAGGACGCCTGGCTTTTGGGTTCCGTCGATCTCGGGCAGTCGCTGATCCGATCGGGCGCGGTGCTGGTGGCGCTGGTGGCGCGCGCCAGCTTCTATGCGGGCGGCAGCATCGGTCCGCTGCTCTCGCCGCTGGTCAAGGAAACGCTGCTGTCGCAGTTTCCCACCGTGTGCGCGGGGTCGATCGAAGGCCACCCCGCCGCGGCGCTCGGTGGCGGCGGCGGCGAGGGCGCGCAGGCAGGCGGAGCCCCCGGCGGAGCCATCGCGAAGTACTGCGAGAACTTCACCGGGAAGGCGCGCAGCGGCAAGATCGACCCGGTGTTCGGCCGCGATGCGGAGATCCGCCAGATGGTCGACATCCTGGCGCGGCGCCGCAAGAACAATCCCATCTGCGTCGGCGATCCGGGCGTCGGCAAGACCGCGGTGGTCGAGGGCTTGGCGCTGCGCATCGTCGAGGGCGACGTGCCCGACATGCTCAAGGACGTGACCCTGCTGGGCCTGGACATGGGCATGCTGCAGGCCGGCGCCAGCGTCAAGGGCGAGTTCGAGAACCGGCTCAAGGGCGTGATCGAGGAAGTGAAGGCCTCGGCGACGCCGATCATCCTGTTCATCGACGAGGCCCACACGCTGATCGGCGCCGGCGGCCAGGCCGGCACCTCCGATGCGGCCAACCTGCTCAAGCCGGCATTGGCGCGCGGGGAGCTGCGCACCATCGCCGCCACCACCTGGGCCGAGTACAAGAAGTACTTCGAAAAAGACGCCGCGCTGGCGCGCCGCTTCCAGCTCGTGAAGCTCGACGAGCCCGACGTGGCGACCGCGGTGCAGATTCTGCGCGGCCTGCGCGACCGCTACCAGGAAGTGCACCAGGTCGCGATCCGCGACGACGCGATCGTTGCCGCCGCCGAGCTGTCGAGCCGCTACATCAGCGGCCGGCAGCTGCCCGACAAGGCGGTCGACCTGCTCGACACCGCCTGCGCGCGCGTCAAGGTGCTGAAGAACGCCAAGCCCGACCTGCTCGAGGACACCGAGCGCCGCATGCAGGCGCTCGAACGCGAGAAGCGGGGCCTGCGCCAGGATGTGGACAACCGCCAGGCCATCGAGCCGCAGCGCTTCACCGACATCGACACGCTGCTGGACACGCTCGCCACCCAGGCCGACGATCTTCGCGCGCGATGGCAGGCGCAGCGCGACGCAGCCCAGGTTCTTCTGGAGGCGCGCGGCGCCTACGGCACGGCGCGCGGCGAAGCCGGTGCCAACGCGGGTTCGCCCGCGCTGATGGCGCTGGAAGACACGCTGCTGCAGGCCGAGCGCGCCTTTGCCGAGGCACAGGGAAGCGAAGCGCTGGTGCGCATCGACGTCGATCCCGACGTGGTGGCCAAGGTGGTGTCGGACTGGACCGGCGTGCCCGTCGGCAAGATGCAGCGCGACCAGGCGAGCACCGCGCTCGGGCTGGCCGATGCGCTCAAGCGCCGCATCCGCGGCCAGGACGCCGCGCTCGACCAGGTGGCCGAGATCGTGAAGACCGCGAGCTCGGGCCTCAACGATCCGCGCCAGCCGCTGGGCGTCTTCCTGCTCGTCGGCCCTTCGGGAGTCGGCAAGACCGAGACCGCGCTGGCCGTGGCCGACCTGCTGTTCGGCGACGAGAAATCCACCGTGGTGGTGAACATGAGCGAGTTCCAGGAGCGCCACAACGTGAGCCGCCTGATCGGCTCGCCGCCCGGCTACGTGGGCTACGGCGAAGGCGGCCTGCTGACCGAGGCCGTGCGCCAGCGCCCGTATTCCGTGGTGCTGCTCGACGAGGTCGAGAAGGCCCACCTGGACGTGCTGAACCTGTTCTACCAGGTGTTCGACAAGGGCATGCTGTCCGACGGCGAGGGCAAGGAAATCGACTTTGCCAACACGGTGATCTTTCTGACCTCGAACCTGGCGACCGACGTGATCACCGAGATGACGCAGGGCGGCGAGAAGCCCGATGCGGCCGTGCTCGCCGGCGCCATACGGCCGCTGCTGTCGAACCACTTCAAGCCGGCGCTGCTGGCGCGCATGACCATCGTGCCCTACGTGACGCTCGATGCGCAGGCGCTGGGCGGCATCGTGCGCCTCAAGCTCGACCGGATCGTGCAGCGGCTCGCGCGCAACAACAAGATGCGCTTCACCTATGCCGAAGCGGTGGTCGAGCGCATTGCCGCGCGCTGCACCGAGGTGGAGACCGGCGCGCGCAACATCGACTTCATCCTGCGCGGCAACGTGCTGCCGCTGATGTCGCAGCAGATCCTGCAGCGCATGGGCAGCGGCGAGCCGGCCGCCGTCGTGCACCTCGATGTCGACGCCCAGGGTGAGTTCGCGGTGAGCTTTGCCGGCGACGCCACCCCCTGATATCGAACGCCGCATCCATGAGCACTGTCGCCCAACGCCTGCCCGCGGACCGCCGCTTCGAGTTCAGCAGCGACGCCTGCCCGGCCGACACCTTTGCCGTGGTGAGGATGAGTGGCGTCGAAGCGATCTCGAAGCCGTACCGCTTCGAGCTGGTGCTGGTCTCGGACGATGCGGCGATCGACTTCGCGAAGATGGTCGGCTCAGGGGCGCAGCTGCGCATCCTCGCGCCCGACGACCACACGCGCGCCAC
The Variovorax sp. OAS795 genome window above contains:
- the tssC gene encoding type VI secretion system contractile sheath large subunit, with protein sequence MAEEQIQPGAEAPAAAAATASLLDQLVESARVKPGDDAYPITRQGLQAFISHLLEPNNAVERVTQATVDDMIAGLDKKLCGAVDSILHHPEFQAMESAWRSLKFLVDRTNFRENVKIQILSVSKQTLLEDFEDAADVTKSGLYKNLYTAEYGQFGGQPFGAIVANYEFSPGAQDIKLLQYAASTAAMAHTPFIASAGPQFFGIDAFEQLPNLKDLSSVFEGPQFVKWNAFRESQDARYVGLTLPHFLLRTPYGAETVPSKKFNYQESVTGGNKDFLWGNAAFAFASRLTDSFADYRWCANVIGPQGGGTVSDLPIYSYESMGAIQNKIPTDILISERREFELAEQGFIALTMRKNSDNAAFFSANSAQKPKFFGQSKEGKEAELNYKLSTQLPYIFVVSRLAHYIKVIQRENIGMWKERADLEKELNLWIRQYVADMDNPAEGVRSRRPLRQAEINVVDVEGEPGWYRVDLKVRPHFKYMGASFTLSLVGKLEKK
- a CDS encoding Hcp family type VI secretion system effector, which translates into the protein MPMPCYMTLEGQNQGKIEGSTKVKGHDGKILVQAVEHTIEIPKSPQTGLPTGKRVHGPSTVTKEIDKSSPKLFQALTSGEQMKSVVLEFYRISPKGTEEKYYTVKLENAILTSIRSWTPNCLNPDNKQMGHMEDVAFTYEKITWTFDPDGIEAEDSWLAPKS
- the tssE gene encoding type VI secretion system baseplate subunit TssE, producing the protein MLERLARWESGTARSNAARASLLIDSVIAHLRCILNTRQGSVPLDARFGVPDFTNLAGGLSSGSVRDIEVSIREVITRYEPRLRSPQVVLHADANDPMSLRFDVDGRLDVDGQDIPLHLSTIVGSNGKVSVPDHALRR
- the tssF gene encoding type VI secretion system baseplate subunit TssF, with the translated sequence MSKANFLRYYQDQLQQLRELSVEFARGNPALAPMLAEPSSDPDVERLLEGVAFLNGLTRQKLDDEFPELLQELATQLFPHYLRPVPASTLVAFEPKGMLSEPMHVPAGVELASLPIDGTRCRFRTSHALQVEPLALRGFELVQHAGRAPALRMDFGLQGIDLSQWQAASVRLFLGAGYAEASNLLMLLMTKVAQVEVVAGGPQQSGARFALGPQALRCAGFDHEMLAYPEHAFPGFRIIQEYFALPEKLLFVELGGLDRWRTGRSGMQFSVWLTLTDLPEWAPELREHSLLLNVVPALNLFQHAAEPIQNEHLTSEYRVRPENEKKGHYQIFSVDRVCGYTQGESEERFYTPFGMAALPVRTGQAAREQASYSLSRRAATVGRGQDLFLSIATPRQQALKSETLSITLTCTNAELPESLKLGDISQPTSSSPERLGFRNIRAVTPQLNPPADEHLLWRMISHISLNFLSLADAANLKMMLDLYVFSERQDHGREIANRHRIAGIESLEAEPETRLIGRRMLSGQRLRLLCRSSHFASLGGLYVFGCVIERFLGDYAAINAYTRLELKDADTGAVFEWPARLGRQCLL
- the tssG gene encoding type VI secretion system baseplate subunit TssG encodes the protein MPSLSDDLLARGTRYSYFQAIRLMRRAGASRIRVRPNLSLGFPDTDIDAIERLPAPETTEGGEGAHATGDTYRVTANFFGLYGVSSPLPTFYTEDLIDDHREGRHARREFLDILHGALYPQLFEAWRKYRLQLRAVEEGDPDALDMLYAFAGLGSAQQRDSLPGANGLLRYLNLFAQRTRSAMGLRTLLADAFAPATIEVESCEPQWVPIPQDQRLRLGLQANVLGEDCPLGTQVEDSDNLLHIVIGELPEALFQQLLPGADGHRTLQFLVRFYLTRPLQVSVELRLAKGEGRGACTGAAAWSRLGLDTWLSGEQAMGASPARFRLAPQLVSPTRNSHAAG
- the tssH gene encoding type VI secretion system ATPase TssH, with protein sequence MLLVDLKPLVGRLDGYCKESLENAVGLCVSRGHYEITVEHLLHRLLDEPQADLPLLLRQNGVEAVVLRQGVDRVLEDMRTGNAGRPAFSPLLLELLQDAWLLGSVDLGQSLIRSGAVLVALVARASFYAGGSIGPLLSPLVKETLLSQFPTVCAGSIEGHPAAALGGGGGEGAQAGGAPGGAIAKYCENFTGKARSGKIDPVFGRDAEIRQMVDILARRRKNNPICVGDPGVGKTAVVEGLALRIVEGDVPDMLKDVTLLGLDMGMLQAGASVKGEFENRLKGVIEEVKASATPIILFIDEAHTLIGAGGQAGTSDAANLLKPALARGELRTIAATTWAEYKKYFEKDAALARRFQLVKLDEPDVATAVQILRGLRDRYQEVHQVAIRDDAIVAAAELSSRYISGRQLPDKAVDLLDTACARVKVLKNAKPDLLEDTERRMQALEREKRGLRQDVDNRQAIEPQRFTDIDTLLDTLATQADDLRARWQAQRDAAQVLLEARGAYGTARGEAGANAGSPALMALEDTLLQAERAFAEAQGSEALVRIDVDPDVVAKVVSDWTGVPVGKMQRDQASTALGLADALKRRIRGQDAALDQVAEIVKTASSGLNDPRQPLGVFLLVGPSGVGKTETALAVADLLFGDEKSTVVVNMSEFQERHNVSRLIGSPPGYVGYGEGGLLTEAVRQRPYSVVLLDEVEKAHLDVLNLFYQVFDKGMLSDGEGKEIDFANTVIFLTSNLATDVITEMTQGGEKPDAAVLAGAIRPLLSNHFKPALLARMTIVPYVTLDAQALGGIVRLKLDRIVQRLARNNKMRFTYAEAVVERIAARCTEVETGARNIDFILRGNVLPLMSQQILQRMGSGEPAAVVHLDVDAQGEFAVSFAGDATP